In Halosimplex halophilum, the genomic stretch TCGTCGGTCCCGAGGCGCACCTCCATGTCGTAGCTCTCGCCGACCTCGACGGCCCGGCGGAAGTACTCCCGTATCTGCTCGCGGTCGTCGGGATGGTAGAACTCGACGGCCGTCTCCAGGTCGATGTCCGTGTCGGGGGAGACGCCGTGGAGCCGGTAGAGCTCGTCGGTCCAGGTCATCTCGGGGTCGTCGCCCGTCAGGTCCAGCTCCCAGCCGCCGATGGAAGCGATGCGGCCGGCCTGCTGGAGCAGGTCCCGCGTCCGTTCGAGCTCGCGCTCGCGGGCCTTGCGCTCGGTGATATCGCGGACCACGCAGACCTGCCGGCCGTCGTCGAGGACGGTCAGCGACAGCTCCTGGGGGAACGTCGAGCCGTCGGCCCGGCGGCCGACCGCCTCGCCGCGCCAGTCGCCCGCCTCGGCGAGGACGGGCAGCACCTCCCGTTCGAGGCGGTCGACCTCCGCGTCCTCGTAGCACAGCTCCCACCGCTCGCCGAGGAACGCCCCGGGGTCGTCGTAGCCGTAGACCTCGGCGTGGGCGCGGTTGACGAACTCGTAGCGACCGTCCTCGTCGAGGATCGCCATCCCGTCGATGGACTGCTCCATCGCGGCCGACCGCGCGGCGAGCTCGCGCTCGCGCTCCTTGCGCTCGGTGATGTCCTCGATGTAGCCGACGACCTCCTCGACCTCGCCGTCGTCGTCGCGGACGGGCGCCGTCGACAGCGAGACGTCGATGCGCTCGCCGTCCTTCCGGACGCGCTCGCGCTCGACGCCCGTGACCGACTCCCCCGCGAGGACGCGCTGGCGGACCTCGTCGTCGCCCTCGCGGTCGGCGGGGACCGCGGGGTAGGGCTCGCCCAGCACCTCCTCGGCCGACCACCCGAAGATCGCCTCCATGGCGTCGTTCCACAGCGTGACCCGCCCCTCGGGGTCGGTCGCGACCACGCCGACCGGGGAGGTCTCGACGAACTTCTGCATGCGCTCTTTGGTCGCGCGTAGCTCCCGTTCCCGCTCCTTGCGCTCGGAGATGTCCCGGCCGATCCCGACGACCACCGGCTCGCCGTCGGGGCTCTCCAGCCGCGAGGCGACGAACTCGAAGGGGACGGCCTCGCCGTCGGCGGTCAGGAACGGCGCCTCGACGCGCGTGTCGCCCGACCGCAGCGCGGTCTCGATCGCCGCCGCGATCCGCGGCCGGTCGTCCTCGGCGAAGAAGTCCGTCGCGTGCATGTCGGCGATCTCCGAGTCGTCGTAGCCGGTCACCGCCCGCAGCGACCCGTTCCACCGCTGGAGCCCCCCCTCGGCCGAGAGGACGTAGAACACGTCGTCGATGGCATCGAGGATCTCCTCGGTGTACTCCCGGTACTCCTGGAGGCGCCGCTCGCGCTCGCGGAGCTTCTCCTCGGCGGCCTTGCGCTCGGTGATGTCGCGGCTGATGCCCATCACCCCCGCGACCGCACCGTCCTCGTCGCGATATGGGTACTTGTGGTCGAGGAAGACGCGGTTCTCGCCGTCGACCGGGCGGGTCACCTCGCGGGAGACGTGCTCGCCGTCGTCGAGGACGCGCCGGTCGTCGCCCCGGATGTCCTCGGCCGTCACCTCGTCGAACAGCTCCCCGTCGGTGGCGCCGGTGATCGCCGCCGGCGACTCCCCGAAGTACGACGCGAACGCCTCGTTGACGAACCGGTAGCGGCCGTCGCGGTCCTTGATGTAGATCGGGTCCTCGGTGTTCTCGACGACGGCCGTCAGGCGGCGCTCGTGCTCCTTGCGCTCGGAGATGTCGCGGGCGACCCCGGCGATGATCCGCTCGCCGTCCGGGTTCTCCAGCGGCGAGGCGACGATCTCGAAGGGGACGGCCTCGCCGTCGCTCGTCTCGAAGCGGGCCTCCAGCGGGACGCCCGCCAGCTCCTCGATGTTCGCGATCCCGTTGCGGACCGCCTCGCGGTCGGCCTCGACGACGAAGTCGGTCGCTTGCATGTCGGCGATCTCCGAGTCGTCGTAGCCGGTCACCTCGGCGAGCGTCTCGTTCCAGCGCAGCAGGTCGCCGTCGTCGTCCAGCACGTAGAACACGTCGTCGATGGCGTCGAGGATGTCGTCCGTGAACTCGCGGTACTCGGCGAGCTCGCGCTCGCGCTCCTTGCGCTCGGTGACCTTCTGGGAGACGCCGAACAGCCCGCGGACCTCCCCGTCGGGCCCCCGCCAGGGGACCTTCGTCGTGAGGTTCCACTCGTCGACGTCCGGGACGTACTCCTCCTTGCCGACGATGGCCTCGCCGGTCTCGACGACCCGCAGGTCGTCGGCGTGGCTCTCCGCGGCCAGCTCGTCGTCGAACAGCTCTGGGTCGGTCCTGCCGACGAGCCGGTCGGGGTCCCAGCCGTAGGTCCCCTCGACGTAGGCGCTGCTGACCCGCTCGTAGCGGCCCTCCCGGTCCTTGACGTAGAGGTGGATCGGGACCTGCTCGAAGATGGAGTCCAGCAGCGACTTCTCGCGGGCGAGCTCGGCCCGGCGCTCGACGCGGTCGGTCACGTCCTCCTGGAAGCCGACGTAGTGGGTCACCTCGCCGTCGGCGTCCTCGACGGGCGCCAGCCGGACCCGGTTCCAGAACTCGGTGCCGTCGGCGCGGTAGTTGCGCAGCTCGACCGTCACCTCCTCCTCGGCGTCGATGGCCTCGCGGAACTGCGCGACCCGCTCCTCGTCGGTGTCCTCGCCCTGGAGGAACCGGCAGTTGCGCCCGAGACACTCCGACTCCTCGTAGCCGGTCAGCTCTTCGAAGCGCTCGTTGACGGCGACCAGCGGGTTGTCCGGCTCCGTCGCGTCGGCGACCGCGACCCCGACCGGCGCCGACTCGATGACCCGCTCCTGCAGGCGCCGCTCGCGCTCGCACTCCCGGAGGTCGTCGACCAGCCCCTCGACGGCCGCCGCCAGCTCGCCCAGCCCGTCCTCGCGGTCGGTGTCGAAGCTCACGTCCTCGCCGTCGCGCGCCCGCTCGATGTCGTCGACCAGCTCGGCGACCCCGTCGTCGCCGTCGCCCGACGCCGCCAGCCCGAGCAGTCCCGTCCCCGCGAGCCCCCCGAGCGGGCCGAGCGACTGCGCCGACGGCAGCCCCTCGACGGCGAGGCAGGCGACGAGCGCGGCGAGCGCCGCCGCGACGAGCGCGACGGGCGCGCGACCGCGGGTGTCGGGCGGCCCGCGGTCACGCCCGTTGACCGCCGTCGGTGTACGGTTCCCCCTGTCCGCGACCGCCCGGCCCGGCCCGGGGTCGCGCGTCGAACCAGCGTCCATTGTCGGCCATTGCGAGGGCGCGCAATTAAGGTCTCCGCCGACCGACACGTCGCCGGGACTCGGGGTCGGGGCGGTCCGCGGCGCCGACTCGCGGCCGGTCGAGGGCCCGCCGCGGTGACCGGCGACCGGGACGCCTGTTCGACCGTGTCGGACGCGAACCCGCGATCCCGAACGTCGAGCCCGCCGTCCCGGATACGCGACGGCTGTCCCCGGCCCGTCGGCACCGGCACTCCTCCGGGGACGCTATACATATTACCCCGGGGTCGCCGGTCGCGGTATGCACGTAGCGGACAGTTCGATACCGGCAGTGGTCCTATCCGGTGACAGGATGGACGGCATAGCAGTACACGGATCGAGCGGGCAGGTCAGTATCGACGTGATCGAGGCGATAGCGGACGAGACCGGGAGCGACCCGCTTCGGATGGAACCGCCGCTGTACGAGGTCGTGGACACGGACGCGCTGGACGCGATCTACGAGAGCGGGGCGGCGACGGTGGAGTTCGAGTACGACGGCCACAGCGTCGTGATCGCCGACGACGGGACGGTCACCGTCGACGGCGAGGGAGGCGTCTGAGATGGCCTCGACGGGCTCGACGGAGGACGCCGAGGGTGCGATCCGGGAGACCTACGAGGAGTACGACGTGGGCGACACGCGCCTGGCGATGATCGCCGACCCGGAGAACGAGCACGCCTGGATCCAGTCGGACGTGACCGAGCCGATCGAGCAATGAGGAGTCCGGAGGCGGTGGGCGCCGGGGCGGCGACCGCGGGTCCCGAGCCGGCGACCGACCGGACCGAACGCGCGGCCGACGCGCCGTCGGGTCCGACGGCGCACCGACACCTGTGACAGCCGTGATCGACGACATCGCTCCGGCGACGGCGAGCGCACCGGCGGGCAGTGACGAGTCGATCGACGTGCTCTGTGTCGACGACGACCCCGACTACCTGGACCTGATCGAGCTGCACCTCTCTGAGCACGACGACATCGCGGTGCGGACCGAGACGGTCCCCGCCGAGGCGCTCGCCCACGTCGAGGACGTCGACTGCGTCGTCAGCGACTACGACATGCCCGGGACGAACGGCCTGGAGTTCCTCTCCGACGTGCGCGCGCGGGCGCCGACGCTCCCGTTCGTCCTCTTCACGGGGTCGGAACGGGCAGCCATCGCCGAGGAGATCCCCGACGCCACGTGGACGGAGTTCCTCCGGAAGGACAGCCCCGCGACCACCATGTCGATCCTCGCCGGGCGGATCCGGCGGCTGGTCCACCACCGCCGCACGATGCGGACCGCCGAGCGGAGCCTCACCGCCATCGAGGCCACCGGCGACGCCGTCGCCGTCGTCGACCCCGACGGCGCGTTCTCCTTCGTCAACAGGGTGTTCGCCAGCCGCTTCGGGGCCGACCCCGACGACCTGGTCGGGCGCCCCTGGCGGGCGTGTTTCCCCGACGAGGAGGTCCAGCGGCTCGAGTCCACGGCCCTGGAGACCGTCCGCGACGACTGGCAGTGGACCGGCGGCACCGTCTGCGAGACCGACGGCGGCGACACCTTCACCGCACAGACCCGCGTCGCCGGCCTCGACGACGGCTCGCTCGTCTTCTGTCTCACCGGCGCCGCCGAGGAGTAGCCGCGCCGCTCGACGGGCCGCGGCCCGAAAATTTTCGACCGTTCTACGTCCCGTGCTGCCAGGAGCCCATGTACTCCTCCTGGGTCTCGGTCAGCGAGTCGAAGTCGACGCCCTCCGCGTCGAGCTTGATCTCCGCGACCTCCCGGTCGAGCCGGTCGGGCACGTCGTGGACGCCGGCGTCGTACTCGTCGCCCGACTCGACGAGTTCGCGCACGCAGACCGCCTGCACGCCGAAGCTCTGGTCCATCACCTCGACCGGGTGGCCCAGCGCCACCGGCGTCGCGAGGTTGACGAGCCGCCCCTCCGCCAGCACGTTCAGCCGGCGACCGTCCGCCAGCTCGTAGGCCCGCACGCCGTCGCGGGCCTCGTACTCGTCGACCGCCAGCTCCGAGAGGGCGTCCAGGTCGATCTCCACGTCGAAGTGGCCCGCGTTCGCGAGCAGGACCCCGTCCTGCATCTCCTCGAAGTGCTCGGAGACGATCACGTCGCGGTTGCCGGTGGTCGTGATGAACACGTCGCCCTCGGCGGCGGCCTCGTCCATGGGCAGCACGTCGTAGCCCTCCATGTGCGCCTCCAGCGCGCGGCGGGGCTCGAC encodes the following:
- a CDS encoding response regulator encodes the protein MTAVIDDIAPATASAPAGSDESIDVLCVDDDPDYLDLIELHLSEHDDIAVRTETVPAEALAHVEDVDCVVSDYDMPGTNGLEFLSDVRARAPTLPFVLFTGSERAAIAEEIPDATWTEFLRKDSPATTMSILAGRIRRLVHHRRTMRTAERSLTAIEATGDAVAVVDPDGAFSFVNRVFASRFGADPDDLVGRPWRACFPDEEVQRLESTALETVRDDWQWTGGTVCETDGGDTFTAQTRVAGLDDGSLVFCLTGAAEE
- a CDS encoding HalOD1 output domain-containing protein, with amino-acid sequence MDGIAVHGSSGQVSIDVIEAIADETGSDPLRMEPPLYEVVDTDALDAIYESGAATVEFEYDGHSVVIADDGTVTVDGEGGV
- a CDS encoding PAS domain S-box protein translates to MDAGSTRDPGPGRAVADRGNRTPTAVNGRDRGPPDTRGRAPVALVAAALAALVACLAVEGLPSAQSLGPLGGLAGTGLLGLAASGDGDDGVAELVDDIERARDGEDVSFDTDREDGLGELAAAVEGLVDDLRECERERRLQERVIESAPVGVAVADATEPDNPLVAVNERFEELTGYEESECLGRNCRFLQGEDTDEERVAQFREAIDAEEEVTVELRNYRADGTEFWNRVRLAPVEDADGEVTHYVGFQEDVTDRVERRAELAREKSLLDSIFEQVPIHLYVKDREGRYERVSSAYVEGTYGWDPDRLVGRTDPELFDDELAAESHADDLRVVETGEAIVGKEEYVPDVDEWNLTTKVPWRGPDGEVRGLFGVSQKVTERKERERELAEYREFTDDILDAIDDVFYVLDDDGDLLRWNETLAEVTGYDDSEIADMQATDFVVEADREAVRNGIANIEELAGVPLEARFETSDGEAVPFEIVASPLENPDGERIIAGVARDISERKEHERRLTAVVENTEDPIYIKDRDGRYRFVNEAFASYFGESPAAITGATDGELFDEVTAEDIRGDDRRVLDDGEHVSREVTRPVDGENRVFLDHKYPYRDEDGAVAGVMGISRDITERKAAEEKLRERERRLQEYREYTEEILDAIDDVFYVLSAEGGLQRWNGSLRAVTGYDDSEIADMHATDFFAEDDRPRIAAAIETALRSGDTRVEAPFLTADGEAVPFEFVASRLESPDGEPVVVGIGRDISERKERERELRATKERMQKFVETSPVGVVATDPEGRVTLWNDAMEAIFGWSAEEVLGEPYPAVPADREGDDEVRQRVLAGESVTGVERERVRKDGERIDVSLSTAPVRDDDGEVEEVVGYIEDITERKERERELAARSAAMEQSIDGMAILDEDGRYEFVNRAHAEVYGYDDPGAFLGERWELCYEDAEVDRLEREVLPVLAEAGDWRGEAVGRRADGSTFPQELSLTVLDDGRQVCVVRDITERKARERELERTRDLLQQAGRIASIGGWELDLTGDDPEMTWTDELYRLHGVSPDTDIDLETAVEFYHPDDREQIREYFRRAVEVGESYDMEVRLGTDESVRWVRAIGEPVREDGEVVRVRGSIQDITEQKERELALESLHEATRGLLGVETDEETAELVVETARSVLDVAGVAVYLLDDSANRLDAVACSEGFERLCDADPVRAGTADSLLWNTYVTGTPTVFDDTGTVAESAVFGPAVSGGLLVPVGDHGVFVVATEERAVGGATRQLAETLVATTEAAFDRLASERTLRERDAELAEQNARLRRQIGITDLIRRIDQSLIQAESREAIESAVCDRLVESDDVAFAWIGGLDAAGNAVEPSAWAGDGAEYLDAVDLATGGSATEPAVRTAVDETPTVVGNVVDDLQREDWRKAALAREFHSVVSVPLAFEEYFYGVLTVYASEPDDFGDLEREVFAELGENIAHSINAVETQRALHTDQRVELSLSFDADDDVLGRLARTADCRVAFEGLAAHSDAETGLFLTTAGAPVEAVTDALDDLVSVREFRLVGEPETAGDADTDGGTGEALFEVTVEGDALAAEFVRHGARPRSIRADPGGLEAVVDVSTATDVRAFVEMLGETYPSVELASRRTVDRSGEDDRRTGSAFDALTDRQLEVLRTAYYAGFFEWPRTSTGEDVAEMLGVSQPTVNRHLRVGQQRLLERLFEDHTVAGTGAD